One segment of Anatilimnocola aggregata DNA contains the following:
- a CDS encoding outer membrane protein assembly factor BamB family protein, whose protein sequence is MRSWLRNVVTLLILGSCTAALAGENWPCWRGPRGDGTSAETSLPVKWDGVSGTNIVWKVPVSGSGHASPIVWDDRIFLTACLDATKERVLQCLDRATGKTLWQKTVFTGPLETKHSLNSFASSTPATDGKLVFVSFLEVDGSTIPAPNVGAPRPITPGKMVVAAYDFAGNQKWLVRPGEFISAHGYCSSPVLFEDRVIVNGDHDGKSYIVALQRETGEVAWKVPRANGIRSYVTPIIREIDGRTQMIFSGSKHIISLNPRDGSENWKIEGPTEQFVASMVFDGKLLFMAAGFPTYHVMGIKPDGRGDVTDTHVAWHATNAKCYVPSPVVVGEHLLVADDRGTANCFVAATGDRLWQERLGNHFSNSLVTANGLGYLVADDGLTKVVRPGATLDVVAENPLGERCYSSPAIAHEQFFIRGEKHLFCIGEPQVTQGK, encoded by the coding sequence TTCCTGCACCGCGGCCTTGGCCGGCGAAAACTGGCCCTGCTGGCGCGGTCCGCGCGGCGATGGGACCAGTGCTGAGACCAGCTTGCCCGTGAAGTGGGACGGCGTCAGCGGGACCAACATCGTGTGGAAGGTTCCCGTCAGCGGCAGTGGCCACGCGTCACCCATCGTGTGGGACGACCGCATTTTCTTAACGGCCTGCCTCGATGCGACCAAAGAGCGCGTCCTGCAATGCCTCGATCGCGCGACGGGCAAAACGCTCTGGCAAAAGACGGTCTTCACTGGCCCGCTCGAAACGAAACACTCGCTCAACAGTTTTGCCTCGAGCACTCCGGCCACCGACGGCAAGTTGGTGTTCGTCTCGTTCCTGGAAGTGGACGGCAGTACAATCCCCGCGCCGAACGTGGGGGCTCCGCGCCCGATCACGCCGGGCAAGATGGTCGTCGCCGCTTACGATTTTGCCGGCAACCAAAAGTGGCTTGTTCGGCCCGGTGAATTCATCAGCGCGCATGGTTACTGCTCGAGCCCCGTGCTGTTTGAAGATCGGGTGATTGTGAACGGCGATCACGACGGCAAGTCATATATCGTTGCGTTACAGCGCGAGACAGGTGAAGTTGCCTGGAAGGTGCCGCGGGCTAACGGCATTCGCAGTTATGTGACCCCGATCATTCGCGAGATCGATGGCCGCACGCAAATGATCTTCTCGGGGAGCAAGCACATCATCAGCTTGAACCCGCGCGACGGCAGTGAGAACTGGAAGATCGAAGGGCCGACCGAACAATTCGTGGCCTCGATGGTCTTCGATGGCAAGCTATTGTTCATGGCGGCCGGTTTTCCCACGTATCACGTCATGGGAATCAAACCCGATGGCCGGGGTGATGTGACCGATACGCATGTCGCCTGGCATGCAACCAATGCCAAGTGCTACGTCCCTTCTCCCGTTGTGGTTGGTGAACACTTGCTGGTGGCCGATGATCGCGGCACGGCCAATTGCTTTGTCGCTGCGACCGGCGATCGCCTGTGGCAGGAGCGGTTGGGAAATCACTTCAGCAATTCGCTCGTAACGGCTAATGGGCTGGGCTATCTCGTGGCAGACGATGGCCTGACCAAAGTCGTTCGTCCCGGTGCCACGCTCGATGTGGTCGCCGAGAACCCGCTCGGCGAACGCTGCTATTCGTCACCTGCCATCGCGCACGAGCAGTTCTTCATTCGGGGCGAAAAGCACCTCTTCTGCATCGGCGAGCCGCAGGTGACTCAGGGCAAATAG
- a CDS encoding glycerol-3-phosphate dehydrogenase/oxidase, translating to MNRDNMRAQAFTAHATWDLVIIGGGATGVGIAIDAAARGYRTLLAEQHDFGKGTSSRSTKLVHGGVRYLAQGNISLVTEALRERGLLRQNAPHLVHDLAFVVPSYRWWEAPYYGLGLKAYSLLAGKLRFGPTQFLSQAEVVRRIPTIKRAGLRGGVVYSDGQFDDARLLINMVTTAAEQGATLLNYARVTAIHKSAAGHASGVEIEDRETGESIAVTARAVINATGPFCDDLRKLADPSSTNMISPSQGIHLVFARSFLPGNHAIMVPRTADGRVMFAIPWHGHTLVGTTDVPIQDTPLEPLATETEIDFILETAGRYFERQPTRANVLSMFAGIRPLVKAANQKSTAALSRDHTIHVDSSGLITITGGKWTTYRNMAEDCVNQAAERAELAKRPCTTRELPIHGHQANAEQFGNLAMYGADAPAIRALADSHSVLAELLHPDLPSIAAEVVWAARNEMARTVEDVLARRTRALFLNARAAMSMAPRVAELLASELNRDANWQRDEVEAFEMLAAGYLP from the coding sequence ATGAACCGCGACAACATGCGGGCGCAAGCGTTCACCGCGCACGCAACCTGGGACCTGGTGATCATCGGCGGCGGTGCCACTGGCGTGGGAATCGCCATCGACGCCGCTGCCCGCGGCTATCGCACGCTCCTCGCCGAGCAACACGACTTCGGCAAAGGAACCTCCAGCCGCAGCACCAAGCTGGTTCACGGCGGCGTCCGCTATCTGGCCCAGGGGAACATCTCGCTCGTCACCGAAGCGCTGCGCGAGCGCGGGCTGCTGCGGCAGAACGCGCCGCATCTGGTGCACGACCTTGCGTTCGTCGTACCCAGCTATCGATGGTGGGAAGCACCGTACTACGGCCTCGGTCTCAAGGCGTACAGTCTGCTCGCCGGCAAATTACGGTTTGGTCCCACGCAGTTTCTCTCACAGGCCGAAGTCGTGCGCCGCATTCCCACGATCAAGCGCGCGGGACTGCGCGGTGGCGTGGTTTATTCCGATGGCCAGTTCGACGATGCTCGCCTCCTCATCAACATGGTCACGACCGCTGCGGAGCAAGGGGCGACGCTGCTGAACTATGCGCGGGTGACAGCCATCCACAAATCAGCTGCGGGGCATGCCAGTGGCGTCGAAATCGAAGACCGCGAGACGGGTGAGTCGATCGCGGTCACAGCCCGCGCGGTGATCAATGCGACCGGGCCCTTTTGCGACGACCTCCGCAAACTGGCCGACCCCAGTTCGACGAACATGATCAGCCCGAGCCAGGGGATTCATCTGGTCTTCGCACGCTCGTTTCTGCCGGGCAATCATGCGATTATGGTCCCGCGCACTGCCGATGGCCGGGTGATGTTCGCGATACCCTGGCACGGTCACACCCTGGTGGGCACCACGGACGTTCCGATTCAAGATACGCCGTTGGAACCGCTCGCCACGGAGACTGAAATCGATTTCATTCTCGAAACGGCCGGCCGCTATTTCGAGCGCCAGCCTACGCGGGCCAATGTGCTGAGTATGTTCGCCGGAATTCGCCCGCTGGTGAAGGCGGCGAATCAGAAGAGCACCGCCGCTCTCTCGCGCGATCATACGATTCACGTCGACAGCAGCGGGCTAATCACGATAACCGGTGGCAAATGGACCACCTATCGCAACATGGCAGAAGACTGCGTGAATCAGGCCGCGGAGCGGGCCGAACTGGCCAAGCGTCCCTGCACCACGCGCGAGCTACCCATTCATGGCCATCAAGCGAACGCGGAGCAATTTGGCAACCTGGCCATGTATGGCGCAGATGCTCCAGCCATTCGAGCCTTGGCCGATTCACATTCCGTGCTGGCCGAACTGTTACACCCCGACTTGCCATCGATCGCCGCCGAGGTCGTTTGGGCCGCGCGAAACGAAATGGCCCGCACCGTCGAAGATGTGCTTGCCCGGCGAACCCGCGCCCTCTTCCTGAATGCTCGCGCGGCAATGTCCATGGCACCGCGGGTGGCCGAACTCCTTGCCAGCGAACTCAATCGCGATGCCAACTGGCAGCGCGACGAAGTCGAAGCCTTCGAGATGCTCGCCGCGGGCTATTTGCCCTGA
- the glpK gene encoding glycerol kinase GlpK produces the protein MPHILALDQGTTSCRAIVFNHAGEIQAVAQQEFEQHFPKPGWVEHDAHEIWSTQIGVATEVVARASLRPSDIVAIGITNQRETTVLWDRETGHPIHHAIVWQDRRTAPLCDQLQAAGNADLIQERTGLLLDAYFSATKIAWLLDNVPGARAKAEAGKLAFGTIDTWLVWNLTGGAQHITDITNASRTMLLNIHTGEWDEELLKLFNIPRSLLPEVRSSSEIYGETTGGLLNARGIPIAGIAGDQQAALFGQLCLEPGQTKTTYGTGCFMLKSTGTKPLISKNRLLSTIACRRNNQTTYALEGSVFIGGAVVQWLRDGLEIIRKSSEVSQLAASVPDNGGVFLVPAFAGLGAPHWDPAARGLMIGLTRGTTKAHIARAAVESIAFQVADLLSAMQADSENDLTEMRVDGGASKDDLLMQFQADLLGVPLVRPKEIETTALGAAYLAGLAVGFWQGTDELVHLQQIDRRYEPKMPRSKVDALRGEWQRAVERCKLWEGGSR, from the coding sequence ATGCCTCACATTCTGGCCCTCGATCAAGGGACAACCAGCTGCCGCGCGATCGTTTTCAACCACGCGGGCGAAATCCAGGCCGTCGCTCAGCAAGAGTTTGAACAGCACTTTCCCAAGCCGGGCTGGGTCGAGCACGATGCCCACGAAATCTGGTCGACACAAATCGGTGTCGCTACGGAGGTCGTTGCGCGGGCCAGCTTGCGACCCAGTGATATCGTCGCCATTGGCATCACCAACCAGCGCGAAACCACCGTCCTCTGGGATCGTGAAACTGGCCACCCCATTCATCATGCCATCGTCTGGCAAGATCGCCGCACAGCTCCCCTCTGCGATCAACTCCAGGCAGCTGGCAATGCCGATTTGATTCAAGAGCGAACCGGGCTGTTGCTCGATGCCTATTTCTCGGCGACAAAAATCGCCTGGCTTCTCGATAACGTACCCGGCGCGCGAGCCAAGGCCGAAGCAGGCAAGCTGGCCTTCGGTACCATCGACACCTGGCTCGTCTGGAACTTGACCGGCGGCGCGCAGCACATTACCGATATCACCAACGCCTCGCGCACAATGCTGCTGAACATTCACACTGGCGAGTGGGACGAAGAGCTGCTCAAACTGTTCAACATTCCCCGCAGCTTGCTCCCCGAAGTTCGTTCGTCGAGCGAAATCTATGGCGAAACAACCGGCGGGCTGCTGAACGCGCGGGGCATTCCCATCGCAGGGATTGCCGGCGATCAGCAGGCGGCCCTGTTCGGCCAACTTTGCCTTGAGCCCGGCCAGACCAAGACGACGTACGGTACCGGCTGCTTCATGCTCAAGAGCACGGGCACCAAGCCCCTCATCTCGAAGAATCGGCTCCTCTCGACGATCGCTTGTCGGCGCAACAATCAAACAACCTACGCACTCGAAGGGAGTGTGTTCATTGGCGGTGCCGTGGTGCAGTGGCTGCGCGATGGCCTGGAAATTATTCGCAAGTCGAGCGAGGTCTCGCAGCTGGCGGCGAGTGTGCCCGACAACGGCGGCGTGTTTCTCGTCCCTGCCTTCGCCGGCCTGGGCGCGCCACATTGGGACCCCGCTGCCCGCGGACTGATGATTGGCCTGACGCGCGGCACAACGAAAGCACATATTGCCCGGGCCGCCGTCGAATCGATTGCCTTTCAGGTGGCCGACTTGCTGTCTGCCATGCAGGCCGATTCGGAAAACGACCTCACCGAGATGCGCGTCGATGGAGGCGCATCGAAGGACGATCTGCTCATGCAGTTTCAAGCCGATCTGCTCGGCGTGCCCCTCGTGCGGCCGAAAGAAATCGAAACAACGGCGCTCGGAGCCGCTTATCTCGCCGGCCTTGCCGTCGGATTTTGGCAAGGTACCGACGAGCTCGTACACCTGCAACAGATCGACCGCCGTTACGAACCCAAGATGCCACGCAGCAAAGTCGACGCTCTGCGCGGCGAGTGGCAACGGGCCGTGGAACGTTGCAAACTGTGGGAAGGTGGCAGCCGGTGA
- a CDS encoding carbon-nitrogen hydrolase family protein encodes MTNIRIGLAQVKQSADIDENEAKILQFIQLAADLGVQIVCFPETQTVGYRVDISTPDTPIQPQRLAELHERVAQLCRERSIACILGTETPIPSNPTGGKPYNSALVFSPAGEILGVHHKNKLTPLDAVAYSPGSTFETFDLFGVRVGIVICFEGFRFAETTRECVRQGAQLIFHPQNNTTRPNDWKIPIHHAMIVTRAAENTVWFASCNICHPEHQNCASMIVMPDGRIQAQAELKKEMVLFADIDIDLATRAMFNFDTDGCAKVLFADTVARAEYAAPS; translated from the coding sequence ATGACGAACATCCGCATTGGGCTTGCGCAAGTCAAACAGTCCGCCGACATCGATGAGAACGAAGCCAAGATCTTGCAGTTCATCCAACTGGCCGCCGATTTGGGCGTGCAGATCGTCTGCTTTCCAGAAACACAGACCGTGGGTTATCGCGTCGATATCTCCACGCCCGATACGCCCATTCAACCCCAGCGATTGGCCGAGCTGCACGAGCGCGTCGCTCAACTTTGTCGCGAACGATCGATCGCTTGCATTCTGGGGACCGAGACTCCAATCCCCTCGAACCCGACCGGCGGCAAGCCCTATAACTCCGCCTTGGTGTTCTCTCCCGCTGGAGAGATCCTCGGCGTCCATCACAAAAACAAACTCACGCCCCTCGATGCCGTGGCTTATTCTCCCGGCAGCACCTTCGAAACCTTCGACCTGTTCGGCGTGCGGGTGGGCATTGTGATCTGCTTCGAAGGCTTTCGCTTTGCCGAGACCACCCGCGAGTGCGTCCGCCAGGGTGCTCAACTGATCTTTCATCCCCAGAACAACACCACGCGCCCTAACGACTGGAAGATCCCGATTCATCACGCGATGATCGTCACCCGCGCCGCCGAGAACACGGTCTGGTTCGCCTCGTGTAACATCTGCCACCCCGAGCACCAGAACTGCGCCTCGATGATCGTTATGCCCGACGGCCGCATTCAAGCGCAAGCTGAATTGAAAAAGGAAATGGTGCTGTTTGCCGATATCGACATCGACCTCGCCACGCGGGCGATGTTCAATTTCGATACTGACGGCTGTGCCAAGGTGCTCTTTGCCGACACGGTCGCCCGCGCCGAGTACGCAGCGCCCAGCTAG
- a CDS encoding outer membrane protein assembly factor BamB family protein — protein sequence MCCALLPINASAAEPAADSTWPGWRGPTHDGVATGAELIDKFPAEGPPVLWVRELGQGYAGFAASKSRLFTMSQSLYEQSLVCLNADSGETIWSTKLGWPYDGAGLYPGPRSTPVIADERVFYVTPQGVVGCAAAQTGELLWSLNFNEKFQGRGTEFGYSSSPLVIDGLVILPVGGESASVIALRASDGSLAWKSGTKPASYATPLPIEWQGHPLVVVLMQNSLACYHRQTGERWWELPLSNGYDEHAASPIYREPRLLIAAPFKAGAEQFQLVASEDGRRCEPARVWDSLQLSNDVASSVLVEETLFGFDLREAQSRLHRPSRGEFRALDWLTGEVRWSSQEPGQAQLIAADGKLVGLNDRGEVLLFRAHPDRYEELGRVRIFPDEVCWTPPALANNRLYLRTQTRAAAIYLGRQPLQTAASVLVASEVVRQERFDPGSLLGAERDYPATPPAAVELRHWYWFSCALIVMAVAISGLTDIFVRTRVSMKPQAGSPFASSAPSNLAHVVCWTLIFLGGCLGSWIVHHWTTLYVFSWPLALWAAYQLAIFFSVTGSRANFRSRARLNSYLAGAGLVVLAAVYFHLCRWLGLALEWCYLTGFVLSFPLAVPLAWYLMQVKQFVWFSSGIAYLVSFSAYYWTSVYFMEWWLR from the coding sequence ATGTGCTGCGCACTGCTGCCAATCAACGCAAGCGCAGCCGAGCCAGCTGCCGATTCGACTTGGCCTGGTTGGCGTGGACCAACGCATGACGGCGTCGCGACGGGAGCGGAGTTGATCGACAAATTTCCTGCGGAAGGTCCGCCGGTTTTATGGGTGCGAGAGTTGGGACAAGGCTACGCAGGTTTTGCGGCCAGCAAGTCTCGGTTGTTCACGATGTCGCAGTCACTGTACGAACAGTCCCTCGTTTGCTTGAATGCCGATTCGGGCGAAACCATCTGGTCGACGAAACTTGGTTGGCCTTACGACGGTGCTGGCTTGTACCCTGGCCCGCGCTCGACCCCGGTGATTGCCGATGAAAGAGTGTTTTACGTCACTCCGCAAGGCGTCGTGGGATGCGCGGCTGCCCAGACCGGCGAGTTGCTCTGGTCGCTGAACTTTAATGAGAAGTTCCAAGGCCGCGGTACCGAGTTTGGCTATTCGAGTTCACCGCTCGTCATCGACGGATTGGTGATCCTGCCAGTCGGTGGCGAATCGGCAAGCGTGATCGCCCTGCGGGCCTCCGATGGAAGCCTGGCGTGGAAGTCGGGTACCAAACCCGCCAGTTATGCGACACCGCTGCCGATCGAGTGGCAGGGGCATCCGCTGGTGGTCGTGCTTATGCAGAACTCCTTGGCCTGTTATCACCGCCAGACCGGAGAGCGCTGGTGGGAATTGCCGTTGTCCAATGGTTACGACGAACATGCGGCGTCTCCCATCTATCGGGAACCGCGATTGCTGATTGCCGCGCCGTTCAAAGCAGGAGCCGAGCAGTTCCAGCTTGTCGCAAGCGAAGATGGCCGTCGCTGCGAACCAGCACGTGTGTGGGATAGTTTGCAGCTTTCAAACGATGTGGCTTCCAGTGTGCTCGTGGAGGAAACGCTGTTTGGCTTCGATTTGCGCGAAGCACAGTCCCGGCTACATCGACCCTCACGAGGAGAGTTTCGCGCGCTCGATTGGCTGACGGGCGAAGTGCGTTGGTCGTCCCAGGAGCCAGGGCAAGCCCAGCTGATTGCTGCCGATGGAAAATTGGTTGGCCTGAACGACCGGGGTGAAGTGCTGCTATTTCGCGCTCATCCCGATCGGTACGAAGAGCTGGGGCGCGTGAGGATATTTCCCGATGAAGTCTGCTGGACTCCGCCGGCACTGGCGAACAATCGCTTGTACTTGCGAACACAAACTCGCGCCGCCGCGATCTACCTCGGACGCCAGCCCCTGCAAACTGCTGCATCTGTTCTCGTCGCCAGCGAAGTGGTCCGGCAAGAAAGGTTTGATCCGGGAAGCCTGCTCGGAGCCGAGCGGGACTATCCAGCGACGCCGCCTGCCGCCGTTGAGCTTCGCCACTGGTATTGGTTCAGCTGTGCACTAATCGTCATGGCGGTGGCCATCTCCGGCCTGACTGACATCTTCGTGCGTACGCGCGTCAGCATGAAACCGCAGGCGGGAAGTCCGTTTGCCAGTTCAGCACCAAGCAACCTCGCGCACGTTGTTTGCTGGACGTTGATTTTTCTCGGCGGTTGCCTGGGAAGTTGGATCGTGCATCACTGGACAACGCTCTACGTTTTTAGCTGGCCACTCGCGTTGTGGGCTGCGTATCAACTGGCGATCTTTTTTAGCGTGACCGGTAGTCGTGCAAACTTTCGAAGTCGTGCGCGTTTGAATTCTTATCTTGCCGGCGCAGGATTGGTCGTGCTGGCGGCAGTCTACTTTCATCTATGCCGCTGGCTGGGGCTCGCACTCGAGTGGTGCTACCTCACGGGCTTTGTCCTCTCGTTTCCGTTGGCCGTGCCACTGGCGTGGTACTTGATGCAAGTGAAGCAATTCGTGTGGTTCAGCAGTGGTATCGCGTACCTTGTTTCGTTCAGTGCGTACTACTGGACCAGCGTCTACTTCATGGAGTGGTGGCTGAGGTAA
- a CDS encoding sulfatase family protein — protein sequence MGSKYKLTILIIAAAILAAALRPATADETTVSGRAPNVLLIITDDHGYGDVSTYHESDVQTPNIDRLAAGGMLFTGMRANCTVCSPSRAALLTGRYADRVGVPGVIRTQPENSWGYFDPRVPTLANELKAAGYHTGIVGKWHLGLESPNTPNERGFDTFRGFLGDMMDSYATHARHGNNYLRHNSEVITAKGHATDLFTDWAIDHLRERAKQPAQPFFLYLAYNAPHFPIEPPAEWLAKVKQRAPQLSDKRASNVAFVEHLDDRIGRVLTALKEAGLEGNTVVVFTADNGGSLPHGQNNAPWRDGKQSHYDGGLRVPFMVRWPGRIQAGSRSNYAGLNFDLFPTFLELAGRQPAADLDAVSLVSVLRGETINAPRDLYFVRREGGAAYGGKSYEALIRGEWKLLQNDPFSPLELYNLKADPQETNNLAKVNIKMVQELSAALRKHIQRGGSTPWQAPVIAPQSAQDSTK from the coding sequence ATGGGTTCAAAATACAAATTGACGATACTGATCATCGCTGCTGCAATCCTTGCAGCCGCACTCCGACCGGCAACTGCCGATGAAACTACAGTTTCTGGCCGTGCCCCTAATGTATTGCTGATCATTACCGACGATCATGGCTATGGCGATGTTTCGACGTATCACGAGTCGGATGTGCAGACGCCGAACATCGACCGGCTTGCGGCGGGTGGCATGTTATTCACTGGCATGCGGGCGAATTGCACGGTTTGTTCGCCGTCGCGCGCGGCGCTACTCACAGGCCGCTATGCCGATCGTGTTGGTGTGCCGGGTGTGATTCGCACGCAGCCCGAGAATTCGTGGGGCTATTTCGACCCGCGGGTGCCGACGCTGGCCAATGAATTGAAAGCTGCCGGCTATCACACGGGCATCGTCGGCAAGTGGCATCTAGGACTCGAATCGCCCAACACGCCGAACGAGCGGGGCTTCGATACATTTCGCGGCTTTCTCGGCGACATGATGGACAGCTACGCCACGCACGCACGCCACGGGAATAACTACCTGCGGCATAACTCCGAAGTCATCACGGCGAAGGGACACGCAACCGACTTATTCACCGATTGGGCCATCGACCACTTGCGCGAACGGGCCAAGCAACCGGCGCAGCCGTTCTTTCTTTACCTGGCGTACAACGCGCCGCATTTTCCTATCGAGCCGCCAGCCGAGTGGCTCGCAAAAGTAAAACAGCGAGCGCCGCAGTTGAGTGACAAGCGAGCCAGCAACGTTGCGTTCGTCGAGCATCTGGATGATCGGATTGGACGCGTCCTAACGGCGCTAAAGGAAGCGGGATTGGAGGGAAATACGGTCGTGGTCTTTACGGCGGACAATGGAGGCTCGCTGCCGCATGGACAAAACAATGCTCCGTGGCGCGATGGAAAGCAAAGCCACTACGACGGCGGCCTGCGTGTGCCCTTCATGGTCCGCTGGCCGGGGCGAATTCAAGCGGGCTCACGCAGCAATTACGCGGGCTTAAATTTCGACTTATTTCCAACGTTTTTGGAACTCGCAGGACGCCAGCCAGCTGCCGATCTCGATGCCGTCAGTCTGGTTTCAGTGCTGCGTGGCGAAACGATCAACGCGCCGCGCGATTTGTATTTCGTCCGCCGTGAAGGTGGAGCCGCGTATGGAGGCAAAAGTTACGAAGCGCTCATTCGGGGCGAATGGAAACTGTTGCAGAACGATCCGTTCAGTCCGCTGGAGCTCTATAACCTGAAGGCGGACCCCCAAGAGACGAATAATCTGGCTAAGGTAAACATCAAGATGGTTCAAGAACTATCGGCTGCTTTGCGCAAGCACATTCAACGCGGCGGCAGCACCCCGTGGCAAGCTCCAGTGATAGCGCCGCAAAGCGCTCAGGACTCAACCAAATGA
- a CDS encoding sulfatase family protein yields MKSPLATIITLLFLSTALATAEEPKKPNIIFVMADDMGWGETGYRNHPALKTPHLDAMAAGGLRFERFYAGCPVCSPTRASVLTGRSNDRTGVLSHGYALRLQEKTIAQALQQIGYVTGHFGKWHLNGMRGPGAPVLGTDPRHPGVFGFDQWVSVTNFYDLNPLMSRAGQIEEFTGDSSEIAVAEAVKFIDAYRRGDKPLFAVIWFGSPHSPFRALPEDKAQFPKLNDTSANHYGELVALDRSVGTLRQKLRDTGLADNTLLVFCSDNGGLSGVFPETVGGLRGHKGTVFEGGLRVPGIIEWPAVIKPRVTNYPACTMDLFPTVSDILKLPASTRVEPVDGLSLQPLFAGEIGPRSKPIPFRFQGQAAWIDNRYKLLTSKLSEGEFQLFDLEEDGPESRDLTAEQPAVAARLKKDLLAWNESVEASFMGKDYPEGKLNPPDLRSKLWTNEPEYQEYLPKWQKRPEYRAAGKGTKK; encoded by the coding sequence ATGAAATCGCCTCTTGCCACCATTATTACTTTGTTATTCTTGTCGACCGCGCTGGCAACTGCTGAGGAGCCGAAGAAACCAAATATCATCTTTGTGATGGCCGACGACATGGGCTGGGGAGAGACCGGCTATCGCAACCATCCGGCTCTGAAAACTCCTCACCTCGACGCGATGGCCGCGGGCGGTTTACGGTTCGAGCGGTTCTATGCGGGCTGCCCCGTCTGTTCGCCAACACGAGCGAGCGTGCTCACAGGGCGGTCCAACGATCGTACGGGAGTGCTGAGTCACGGCTATGCCCTGCGTCTGCAAGAGAAGACGATTGCCCAGGCGCTGCAGCAGATCGGCTACGTGACGGGGCATTTCGGCAAGTGGCATCTGAATGGAATGCGCGGCCCCGGTGCTCCGGTATTGGGAACCGATCCGCGTCATCCTGGGGTGTTTGGCTTCGACCAATGGGTCTCGGTCACCAACTTTTACGATCTGAATCCGCTCATGTCGCGAGCTGGCCAGATTGAAGAGTTTACCGGCGATTCGTCGGAGATTGCCGTGGCCGAAGCGGTCAAGTTCATCGACGCGTATCGTCGCGGCGACAAGCCACTGTTCGCGGTCATTTGGTTCGGCTCGCCCCATAGTCCGTTCCGCGCGCTGCCCGAGGACAAGGCGCAGTTTCCGAAGCTCAACGATACGTCGGCCAATCATTACGGTGAGTTGGTCGCGCTCGATCGTAGTGTGGGAACGTTGCGGCAGAAGCTCCGCGACACTGGCCTCGCCGATAACACCTTGCTGGTATTCTGCAGCGACAATGGCGGTTTATCGGGAGTGTTTCCCGAAACTGTCGGCGGCCTGCGCGGCCACAAAGGAACTGTGTTCGAAGGTGGTCTGCGTGTGCCGGGAATTATCGAATGGCCTGCGGTGATCAAACCGCGCGTTACAAACTATCCGGCCTGTACGATGGACCTGTTTCCCACGGTGAGCGACATTTTGAAGCTCCCTGCAAGTACGCGAGTCGAGCCGGTAGACGGCCTCAGTTTGCAGCCACTCTTCGCCGGTGAGATTGGCCCACGCAGCAAGCCGATTCCGTTCCGCTTTCAAGGTCAGGCCGCGTGGATCGACAATCGCTACAAGTTGCTGACTTCCAAGCTGAGCGAAGGTGAGTTTCAACTGTTCGATCTGGAAGAGGATGGCCCAGAGTCGCGCGATTTAACCGCCGAACAACCCGCGGTTGCTGCCCGCCTGAAGAAGGACCTTCTGGCCTGGAACGAAAGCGTGGAAGCCAGCTTCATGGGGAAGGATTATCCCGAAGGGAAGTTGAATCCGCCCGACTTGCGGTCGAAGTTGTGGACGAACGAACCCGAGTATCAGGAGTATCTACCTAAGTGGCAGAAGCGCCCCGAGTATCGCGCGGCCGGCAAGGGCACGAAGAAATAA